TCCCACCCGACTTACTAGTTTTTCCTGCTTGTGACTTACCAACGAATTCTTCTTAAGCTCAGCGGCGAGGCGCTGATGGGCCAGCAACAGTATGGCATCGACGCCGACCGCCTCATGCAGTACGCCACCGAAATCAAGGCCGTGGCCGCCACGGGCGTGCAGGTCGCCGTGGTGATTGGGGGCGGCAACATTTTCCGGGGCGTGCAGGCAGCGGCTTTTGGCCTCGACCGCGTGCAGGGCGACTACATGGGCATGCTAGCCACCGTTATCAATTCGATGGCCCTGCAAAGCGCCCTCGAAAAGATTGACGTGAGCACGCGCCTGCTCTCGGGCCTCACCATTCAGCGGGTGTGCGAGCCGTATATCCGGCGCCGGGCGGTGCGCCACTTGGAGAAGGGGCGCGTGGTCATTTTCGGCGCGGGCATCGGCTCGCCGTATTTCACCACCGACTCGGCCGCCTCGCTACGCGCCATCGAGATTGAGGCCGACGTGGTGCTGAAAGGCACCCGCGTAAACGGCATCTATACCGCCGACCCGGAGAAGGACCCTAGCGCCACGCGCTACACCGAAATCACGTTTGACGAGGTTATCAGCAAGAAACTCAACGTGATGGACATGACGGCCTTTACGCTCTGCAAGGAAAATAACCTGCCCATCATCGTGTTCGACATGAACACCGAGGGCAACCTGGAACGTCTCATAGCCGGCGAAAACCTGGGCACGCTCGTGACGATGGGTTCCAGCACCCCTAGCCAGCCTGCCGCCGGGGCGGCCCCGGTCGACCCCAAGCACAGCGAGCTGCAACCCCTGGTAGGCACTCAGCCCGAGCAAGCTTAAAAAATCTTGAATGTTGAATCTTAGATTTTGAAGTCTTCTTCGGAATTGATTCAACGCTTATGCAGCATTCAACCTTTAAATTTCAACCTTTCAAAAAGTGGACGAGGAAATTCAATTTTATCTCAGCGATGCTGAGGAATCGATGGGCAAGGCGGTGGCCCACGTAGGCGTAGAAATGAGCCGCATCCGGGCGGGTAAGGCTTCGCCAGCTATGCTCGATGGCCTGCGGGTGGACTATTACGGCACGCCTACGCCCGTATCGCAGATTGCCAATATCTCGGCTCCCGACCCGCGCTCGCTGCACATCAAGCCCTGGGAGAAGAACATGGTGAGCGAAGTAGTTAAGGCCATTAAGAATAGCGACCTGGGCCTGAACCCCGTAGCCGACGCCGACGGCGTGCGCCTCAACATCCCGGCGATGACGGAGGAGCGCCGCCGTGACCTCGTAAAGCAAGCCAAGAATGAAGTAGAAAGCGGCAAAGTGCGCGTGCGCGCCATCCGCAAAGACACGAACGAAGCCCTGCGCAAGCTGCAAAAGGATGGCGCCGCCGAAGATGCCATCAAGGATGCCGAAGCCAAGGTGCAGAAATACACCGACGCCCACATCATCGAAGTAGACAAACTTTTCACAAAGAAAGAGTCGGAGATTATGACCATCTGAGGTCAGCCGCTCAAGTACAAAAAAGGCCCGGCGAGTTATCACCAGGCCTTTTTTATGTCTTGCCTTGGGCTATTACCCTAGCCGCGCATCGGCTAGCTCGGCCTCCACCACTGCTGGCACCAGATAGTGGATGGACTGCCCCCGGCGGAAGCTCTCGCGAATGTAGGTAGCCGAAATATCGAGTAGCGGTGCCTGCATCATTTGCACACGCGGGAAAGGCGCCAAATCGGGCAGCGGGGCGCCGGGGCGTGGGTATACGTAAATGTCGAACGCGGCCAGTAGGCGGTCGGCATGTTGCCAGCGGGGCAGACCGGGCAGGTTATCGCTGCCCATCAGCAGCACGAATTCGGTGCCAGGGTAGCGCTGGCCGAGTGCATCGAGCGTGGCAATGGTGTAGCTGGGACGCGGCAGCTCAAATTCGATTGACTCGGCGCGCAGGCGCGGGTTGGCGGCCACGGCTAGCTCTACCCAGCGCAGGCGCTGCGCTTCGGGCAGCAGGTCGGCGCCCACCTTGAATGGGTTTTGCGGCGACACTACCAGCCAGACTTCGGCCAAGTCGGTGCGTGTGGCAAAGTGCTCGGCCAGAATGAGATGGCCGATGTGGACCGGGTTAAATGAGCCAAATAGCAGCCCCACGCGCCGGGCACCGCTCGGGCTAGCCAGCATCATACTGCCTCGGGCGCAGCCGTGATAAAGTCGCGCACCAGCTTTTCGGCGTGGGCCACGGCTTCTTCGAGGTTGTCGTTGACGACCGTAACGTCGAACTTATCCTCAAAAGCCAGCTCAAACGTAGCCTTGTACACCCGCGAAGAAATGCTGGATGTAGAATCGGTAGCGCGCGCGGTGAGGCGCTGGGCCAAGGCCTCGATGGATGGCGGGCGCACGAAAATGGCCAGCGCCCGGTCTTTATAGAATTCTTTGATGCTCAGGCCACCCTTCACGTCTACATCGAGGATAGCGTGCTGGCCATTGGCCCAGATGCGTTCGATTTCCGACTTAAGGGTGCCATAAAAGGCGCCTTCGTAGACTTCCTCCCACTCCACAAACTCGTCGTGGCGGATTTTATCCTGAAAATCGGCTACCGAAATGAAGTAGTAGTCCTTGCCATTGACCTCGGCGCGGCCCCGGCGGTCGCGGGTACAGGCCGAAATGGAAAAGCTCAGCTCCGGAATTAACTCCATGAGCCGGTGCACGATAGTCGTCTTGCCCGCCCCGAAGGAGCCGAGAATACAATGATTTTGCCCTGCATAGGGCTGCAAAGCTAGGCCATTTCGGCGTGCAAGCGCGCCATGATGGCGTGCGGCAGGGCCGAAGGCGCCCGGTGGCGGCTCACTTTCTGGTTCAGAAACCCAATGAACACCTGCTGCTTCTTGATATCATCGAAGCAAGGCGAGCAGTCATCGCCGTGATGAATGAGGTAATCCTCATCTTCTTCCGTCAGGACCCGTCCTTCGAGAAGCTGGTCAAGTACAATGTTCACGCGGTCGCAGTCGGGGGCGCTAGCCAACGGCGAGGCCGAGGCAAGGGGGGCCGACAGATTGGTTGTAGTAGCGGTAGCTTCCATGAGCGAAACGGGAACAGGGTCTTAGCCTGGGATTAAATGGTGAAGGAAAAATTAACTTATTCGTCGTCGGGTTCGGCGGCATTAACGGCGTCATTCAGCGCATCGTTCCCGTAGCCCATCGAGGAGGCATATTTTTCGAGCTTATCCTTGAGGAAATTGCGGGCCCGGTGCAGTCGTGAGCGCACCGTTCCGATGGGAATATCGAGCACCTTGGCCATTTCCTCATAAGTAAAGCCTTCGAGGTCGCACAAAATGATAACTGTCCGAAAATCAACGGGTAGCGAGTTCAGCGCACTAGCCACCTCGTCGCCGATGAGGTCGCGCGAGGACTGCTGCCGCAGGTCCGACGACGAAGCCCCGGTATCGGCGTCGCCCTCTACTTCATCGGGATTATAATATCCCTCAACTTCGCTGTAATCAACCTTAGCGGGCTGCTTGCTTTTCTTCCGAAAATCGTTGATAAACGAGTTTTTCAGGATGCGGAAAAGCCAGGCCTTGGCGTTGGTGCCAGGCTCGAAGTACTCGAAAAAGCGGTACGCCTTGAGGTAGGTTTCCTGCACCAGGTCGTTGGCATCGTCTTCGTCGAGCGTGAGGCGGTAGGCGAAGTTGTAGAGCGGGTCGAGCACCGGCATCAGCTCGGCCTGAAAGCGCCGGTCTTTTTCCTCTTTGCTCAGCTTCACCCGTTCGGGAGAGTCACTCATAATGGGTAGATAGGGCAGGTAATAAAGGCAGTAGTGAGCAAAAGTAAGACCGGACGGCAGCGAATTAGTTGGCTCAGTGCATTAAAAACGCGTGAAATAGCCACTTGGCTCACCCATGCAAAGGCGGCGGTATACTTACTGCCGGCTCTACCTACGGTAGCTGCCACTCGTTAGGTTGTCGGCAAAGGTTGCCACTGCGCTATTCGGGCGGCCACGGTAGCCGCCTCAATAGCCCTAATGCAGGTGCAGGCGGTGGGCTGGGCGCGGCAATCCTGGCAGTCGGGCCGGTCAAAAACCAGGTACTCGGCGTGCGGCCCCAGCGGCCCCCAGCGGCCAGGGTGCATGGGCCTGATGGGCGGATACAAGCCCAGCGCGTGGCGGCCCAGCGCAGCGGCTAGGTGCAGCGGGCCGGTGCTGCCGGCCACCAGCCCATCGGCGGCGGCAATGAACGCAATGAACTCAGGCAAGGCCAACTGACCGGTGAGGTCGGCAGTAATGAAGGGGGTATGTTCGCGGAGCCATTCGGCTAGCTCTTCGCCTTCGGCCTGCGTGCCGCTAACGAACACGCGGTGGCCGGCTGCGTGCAGCAGCCGGACCAGCTGGCCGAAGTGCGCCAGCCCCCACTCGCGGGCGCTGCCCCGGCTGCGCGGGTGCAGGATGATGTTGAGCTGGCCGGGCCGGCGGGCCGCGAGCAATTGCTGAAACCCGGGCCGCAGCAGCGCGGCCGCTTGCAGGCGCACCAGCCTGGCAATCGTCGCTAGCCCCAGCGGCGTGGTGTAGCCCAGCAGCGCCAGTAGCTGCAAGTTGAGCTGCGCCTCGTGCAGCGGCGAGTGGCGGCGGCTGAGGGCCACCAGCTGGGTACAGGTAAGCCAGTGAAACAGTCGGTTGCGCGTGCCAATGCGCGTAGGGATGCGCGCTAGCTTGGCCAGGCGGGCTAGCCGCTTATTGGGGAGAACGTGAATGATGGCCGTGGCCGCCTGACTTTGCAAGCGGGCTAGCTGGTCTTTTTCGGGTAGCTGCCACAGCGCATCCACATTCAGAAAGTCATCGACCCACGGGCAGGCGGCGGCCACGGCGGCCGTATAGGCGCGGCCAATGAGCACCACCCGGCAGCCGGGATGGTACCGCTTGAGCCAGCCGGCCACCGGCAGCGTGAGCACCACGTCGCCAATGGCATCGGTGCGCGATACGAGAAAGGTGGGCGCGCTCATGCGGTGGGCGCGTTCTGGGTGTTGGTTTTGAGCTTGGCAAATTTCAGAAACACGCCCCAGGCCGAGATGCTGGCGATGCTTAGCCCCGCGAAGCCATCGAGGAACCCTAGCCGGAACACGTAGCCGTACGCGAATTTCCAGAGCGGCTTGAGCAGCAGGTGAAAGAGCGTGACGTTGGTATTGCCCTTCAAGACCCGCTCGCGCGCGGTGATGCTCGTAAACTTATTGAGCTGGTTAACGTGCTGCGCAATAGAACGATAGG
The genomic region above belongs to Hymenobacter sp. BRD128 and contains:
- the nadD gene encoding nicotinate (nicotinamide) nucleotide adenylyltransferase yields the protein MMLASPSGARRVGLLFGSFNPVHIGHLILAEHFATRTDLAEVWLVVSPQNPFKVGADLLPEAQRLRWVELAVAANPRLRAESIEFELPRPSYTIATLDALGQRYPGTEFVLLMGSDNLPGLPRWQHADRLLAAFDIYVYPRPGAPLPDLAPFPRVQMMQAPLLDISATYIRESFRRGQSIHYLVPAVVEAELADARLG
- a CDS encoding sigma-70 family RNA polymerase sigma factor, with the translated sequence MSDSPERVKLSKEEKDRRFQAELMPVLDPLYNFAYRLTLDEDDANDLVQETYLKAYRFFEYFEPGTNAKAWLFRILKNSFINDFRKKSKQPAKVDYSEVEGYYNPDEVEGDADTGASSSDLRQQSSRDLIGDEVASALNSLPVDFRTVIILCDLEGFTYEEMAKVLDIPIGTVRSRLHRARNFLKDKLEKYASSMGYGNDALNDAVNAAEPDDE
- a CDS encoding glycosyltransferase family 9 protein, whose protein sequence is MSAPTFLVSRTDAIGDVVLTLPVAGWLKRYHPGCRVVLIGRAYTAAVAAACPWVDDFLNVDALWQLPEKDQLARLQSQAATAIIHVLPNKRLARLAKLARIPTRIGTRNRLFHWLTCTQLVALSRRHSPLHEAQLNLQLLALLGYTTPLGLATIARLVRLQAAALLRPGFQQLLAARRPGQLNIILHPRSRGSAREWGLAHFGQLVRLLHAAGHRVFVSGTQAEGEELAEWLREHTPFITADLTGQLALPEFIAFIAAADGLVAGSTGPLHLAAALGRHALGLYPPIRPMHPGRWGPLGPHAEYLVFDRPDCQDCRAQPTACTCIRAIEAATVAARIAQWQPLPTT
- the pyrH gene encoding UMP kinase, yielding MTYQRILLKLSGEALMGQQQYGIDADRLMQYATEIKAVAATGVQVAVVIGGGNIFRGVQAAAFGLDRVQGDYMGMLATVINSMALQSALEKIDVSTRLLSGLTIQRVCEPYIRRRAVRHLEKGRVVIFGAGIGSPYFTTDSAASLRAIEIEADVVLKGTRVNGIYTADPEKDPSATRYTEITFDEVISKKLNVMDMTAFTLCKENNLPIIVFDMNTEGNLERLIAGENLGTLVTMGSSTPSQPAAGAAPVDPKHSELQPLVGTQPEQA
- the frr gene encoding ribosome recycling factor; translation: MDEEIQFYLSDAEESMGKAVAHVGVEMSRIRAGKASPAMLDGLRVDYYGTPTPVSQIANISAPDPRSLHIKPWEKNMVSEVVKAIKNSDLGLNPVADADGVRLNIPAMTEERRRDLVKQAKNEVESGKVRVRAIRKDTNEALRKLQKDGAAEDAIKDAEAKVQKYTDAHIIEVDKLFTKKESEIMTI